The genomic interval GCAGCATCAAAGCACCTTCTCTATTCTTTTCTCTCTTGACCTTCTGGAGCACTCTCTGCTGAGAACAAACTCCTCATGTGCTCCAGCTTCATCGAGTCCATACTGCTCAGACTGTGCAGGTTTATTATCTCCCTCAGCTTTCGTCTGAATTCCTTGGAGGCAAAGTAGTAGATGAACGGATCGAGGCAGCTATTCAGGCAgctgaaacagagagacagcttGTAAGCCATGTACAGGGACTTGTTGTAGAAGATTCTCATCACAGCATGACTCAACAGGAGGAAGTTGCTGGGTGCGAAGCAGAGGGTGAAGACCAGGAGAACCATGGTGGTCAGACGTATCGCTCTCTTTTTCTGGGCCGTCTTGGAATCCTTGGCCAGTTTGAGGATGACACTGATGTAGCAGAAAGTTGTgataaagaaagggaaaaggaagAGGCTGAAGATGCTGAAGATGAAGGCCGCCCAGGCCAACGAGGACGGGAGCATGTCTTTCTTCAGCACGTCGAAGCACGTGGTGATCCCAAGCTCAGGAATTCCGTAGGTCAGGTCAGTGGTCATCATTGGCCACAGAAAACTCAGGACCAAAGCCCACATGAGGAAGCAACCGATGACAGCGATGGACTTCCTCTCCCTGGTCTGTCTGAACAGCATGGGCCTCACTATGCCCAGGTAGCGGTCGATGCTGATGGCCATCATGGTCAGGATAGAACAGTACATATTGGTGTAGAAGACGATGGTCAGGACACTGTGGGTGGATACGTAGAAGAAGAGTGTTTGATTCATGCATGCTATTGTAAACTGATAATATGAAGGATATGTTGATATTTGGGGAAATTTACTTATTTTCTCTTTGGCTAAACGTTAATTCAGAATATTGCTACGGCCCTTATTTCAGTAAGTGGCTGGAAATGGTCCTGCTCTGTCCACATGCAATAAAATCTGTAGCTCAGTAATCAAGATTTCTGCCCTATTTATTTAGTTAGTTGAAAAACCAGCATGTCACTAGAATGAGCCTAAAGAAATTCACTGGAAGTAGATTTTTATATTGGATCTTCACCAAATTACTcacacttatatatatatatatatcagttccCTATCATTGTCCGCTGCATAATGATCATAAAGATCCATGTCCAGAAAAACGtcctatcttgcaatgttaaagaaagtgaacaaaATATCCTGCATCtaccccctgatctggatctgcaccaaaattgaacgGGTTCTTCCCCGACACATAAAGATGAAAccattacataaataaaaattactcACTGTGAGTTTTTTAGTTATTAAGAATTTTTTTTGGCTTGGACAAGTAAATTCCCAGAGTCCTCTCATCTCTGTGGGTTTTTTGGGCAACCAGAGAAGAAGCAAGAAGTCATTGGACCCGTTTGAGGAATAGTCCAACAATCAACCCTCCCATAAAAACCACAACATTTCATTTTCCCTTTCATCCAATGGGTTGTAGACatactctttgtttttttctgctgaaGGAAACCCTCTCTCAATGGTTCAACATTGTCCTGCTGTTATGAAGAATACCTGCACATATTGGTCCCCATATTCCAGTTGTATCCTTGGAGCAGGTAGGCGATCTGAAACGGCAGCGCTACGCCGAGGGCCAAGTCAGTGAGGGTGAGATTGATCATGAAGATGATGGAGGGAGTTTTGGGCCAGGTgcggaagaggaggagccacaTGGACAGACCATTTCCCACCAGGTTCACAGCGGTGACGACCATATACAAAACAGAAATGATGATGCTGGTGTTCCCACTCTGAAACAGGGACAAGGTGGCGTTGTCTAACTTGGTGCTGCTGGAGTTTCCCGTCATGACTGGATGGGAACGGCTTCAAATTACCTGAGGGTTGTGGAAAAGTGGACATAAAGAGATACCTTGCACATCTTCATTTTGAGCAGatcatgtgattgtgtgtttaattGTGTAAATGAAAAGGTATAACAGAAAATCTGATATCACAGGCTGCACCACCACAGAGGAAACTACTCTGGACCTAATCTAAATTGATGCCACTGAATTGAATCTTTTGTGCCAGAGTAGAAAACTGATTGATGGCAGTGGAAAAAAGATGCTACAGCAAGATCACACTGTGTTCGCGTGCGAACCACCAAGTGCTGGGTGGAGTATTCACACAGGAAAGAGAAACACTCCATCTGTGGTGGAGTGCCAACTGTAGTTCTGGGTATCTTGTGCTCTCCAATACgcaaaacacatgttttttatgggggggggggggggggggggggggggggggggggtgcttatGAGATGGTTGTCACTCCCAACACAGAGGTTTAAACACTTTCTCTCACACTTGGCAGACAGGGTGGGGGGGTCACCACAAACCAGAGATTGGGTCAACAGATGTTTTAAGGGGAAGTATACCATTACTGCAATAATCAGTATAGCAGTAGTGACAGTTATCAACATATCAGAAAACATAAAGTATTGCTATAATGAAAATCAGTTTACTGAGTTCTTTGAGTAACAATGGGTAAGTTATTTCACTCCTTTTAACCCTAGAACACTAACGTACAATTAGTTACACCATCACTAACGTCGGGTACATTTTACCCAATATAATATACCcgataaaaaatataaaaaatactgaaGCTACCCAAGGACCCACACCACTgagacagcagcaacacaatgaaaatcccatgaccacactcgCTCGGGTAAAAAACACCCGACGTTACTGTTCTAGGGTTAAAGAATATTAATAAGTAATCTTCCCTCCAGCCATGTTGTATCTACACGTTTGAATCTAAATCAGGATTTTAGTTATTTCTGTTTATgtgttaaaaaagaagaaaaataattctGAGAATATTACTTTTCAGCCACTTAAGTCATTAAGAGATGTCAGGTTGACTGTAGTTTTAAGTCACAAGTTaggcataaaaacacacaaaataatagTACAAAATTAAAGTATTAATCTACTGATAGACAATTTCGGTCCAATTGAAGTCAATAGAAATACATCATCATATATCCAGGTAAACCACCGTTAAAAGTTGAGAACTCACCTCTTTGACGGCGGCAAACAGCAACGGCTCTCGGGCGTCAGTTACAGATGGGATACAGATACTGTGACTGTTGGAGAAACTTCACATGAACTTGTTGccagaaagagaggaaatggaCCATGTGACCTCATCCTACCAACGGTAGTAATGCCACGCATCACATTCGGTCTTGGGGTTTCTCTTGTGAAATGCACATGTGTATGACTCCTCCAGTCCAACCAGCAAGATCAATACCAGgttgcttttcttcttctgtcacCATGTGGTTCATTGTTTTAATCTTCCATCTCTACTACTTTACCTGTAAATGATGAGTGAACTGAAGGAAGGTTGTAGGAAACTGCAATACACCCACACGAACGTACATTATGAAAGGGCTGTTTTTAAGTGAAGTGAAAAAATGTCAACTGTATTGTCAGGAGATTTACAGGATGCACTGTAGCTTGCTTCCTGTTGATTATGATAGTTCATATGATAGAGccctgagtaaaaaaaaaagaatctgtgaAAACTGAGGGCACCAACAAATCACATAAACCGTGCCCTCAAATATAAATCTAAAGAGAAATTAAAGACTGTGGAAAGAATTGTCTACAGCCACTAAATTTCTTATGAACAGTCACTGACTCATATTTGTAATTCATAAACGTACTCCAGGCAGTGCTGCAGACAAATGCTGCCTCACCCAAACTGTCAGAGCTACTGCAATGACTGACAAACTGTTTAGTCTCTTACAACAGTAGAAGAGCTTTATTTTCTAACATTGTTAGGAGAAAAACATGATACAAGAGGTATGATAGACAAATGTCAGGGCAtatgcaaaaataataaaagcctTGTTAACTGTTATTAATTACTTTATCAATATTTTTGCATTTAATTGACAGAATTAATAGAAAACCATGCAAAAGCATAAAAAAGTCATTGTTTCCACTTCTATGATCCTCAATCCTTCATTTGATTtccaataaatgtttcataGAAATGTAGAGAACGTGTTCTTCATGGCTCATGTACAAAGCTGACACAACAAATTGTTGTTTATGGTGAACGACACCTGTTTAGAATAAGACAGACCCACTGTAATTAGACATTGTCCtcttaataaataataactCTTCCTCTCAGTGATTCACCTTTACACACAGAATTTCGGTTCACTTATCTACATCCATCCTCTGTAAGTTCCACTTACattataattcatttttaataaataacatcATCATAAAGAACCAGTTTCAGGAGACTGTACAAAGATTGGGTGACAGGTTGTGTTACAGGGGGATGGGATCGTGATCATTCACCAGCAAACTGTTGATGGACACCATGTGAACAGGTTCAAAAACAGGATGAACACTGGAGCACATGTGACAAAGGTTTGATGAAACAGGAAACTAGCGATAAGATTGTGTGAAAATAATCTCTCTGAGCATCAGCACAAAGATCAAAATGACAGAATCCAGTCAAATGTTGTGCCTTCACACATGACTACTATTGTATTGTGTACCTCTCTCACAGCGTTTTTGAAACTGTGTGTTCTAAagatttaacataaaaatgttCGCGTTccagtcaaataaaaacatggatcAACATTCCAACTTATCTTTACTACAACAAACACTGTTGAGAATGACCGATTGCTTTTTAAGTGCTTACTCCCCCAATCAAACCTGTCACCATCCACTGAACAGCTGAATAACGGACTTCCCTCTGAACGTCCAGGCCGCTCACTGCTCATCTTTGCTTTTCTCCAGTCCCTTCTCCAGCCCTGTGGCCGTGGTGACAACCTCGAAGCACTGATCTGACCCGGGTTCAGGCGAGGGGCCCACGGGGATGCAGTCGTAGCCTTTGCACCCGGAGCTCATGCGCTTGCGGTTGCGCGCGCCCGGCTGATAGAGCTGCATGGCGGGTCGGTCCtgcagagagacaagagagcaGGGACATGGGAGAGACAGGCACCGCAGCATTTGACATATTCCTACTGGTTTCTTAAGTCAAAGCTCAAGAGCAAGGTGTCCGAACAGAAGTTAAAGCAATCCGTCgtcacccctcccccccatgCCCACCTCATGCTCACCTTCTCGCTCACCTTGTTTCGGAGGCGTTCCTTCCGATTACCCTCATCCCTATCCTCCTTCCCTAGCTTGTCCACGCCATCTGGACAGTAAGAGAAACCATGATGGTGCCCCTCTTTCTTGGCCCGATCTTGGCAGTAGCCCTTCCCCCACTTGGTCTCATCTTTGCGGCGCATAAATTTGTCAAACTCGTAGTGATGCCGCTGTCGTTTCCTCTCGTCATCTTTCCCTCGATGGTCCTTGTCTCGCTGCCGGCgtccgtgctgctgctgctgctctctctgctccttgTCGCTCTCAggctgacctctagtggccgAAGGGGAGATCACATAGACAACACACAAAGCTATTATGACAACTCTTGGTATCTGTTTACAGTATGGTCTATGTTTTATATAACAATCAGACAAATGTTgacttttaaaactattttgtgtGATTGATAGTTAGCAGGTGTAGGGAAAAACTGCTGGACGGAATTCAACGAAACTGGGTCAGAGAGGAACGCATAAAGAATCTAAGTGTGGATCCCGGCGTGGATTTTCCCGCCACTTTTTTTAACATCTTCAGGGAGTTGGTATCGATGAGTGTCTGTTACTTTAATATTACCATAGGTGTGTATGAATCTACTGTCCCCTGTAATATAGAAACGTGGCGGTTGTCCTTACTTTTCTTTGGGTTCCTTTGACTTCATTTGTCCTCCAGCTTTCTCCCATTTCCCCCTGTCTGTTTCCCCGGTGTCACTCTTGTCTTTCATTCTGTCTGAATCCACATCGTCGTCTCTGTCACTCTTCTTCAGGAGCTGAATGTTGAGATAACACAGGGAAAACTCCATAACTATATCCGCTTCAAACAGCCAGTATTCAGCAAACAAGCCAGAATGGACAAGATCTCTGAAGATGAGTTACCTTGATTTTTATGTCTTTATCGGACAACTTCTTCTGCTTGTCTGCCTCTTTTCGTTtacgtctctcctcctctcgccgctttctcttctcctcctccctttgccGTTTCTTTTCgagctctcttctcctcctctcctctctcttctcctctcttattCTCTATATGATGAagcaataagaaaaaaaattactaaACTTTCAAAGCAATTTGCAGGTGATTTCCTTAATTTCCTTTGTTTTCTAACCTGTTTCTCAATTTTCTTATTCTTGATGTACTCTAGCAGAGGCGTCGTCCGCTTGGCTGAAACCAAAGAAATGGAGTGAAAATTGCAGAATGAAATTGTGTCACAGGACAATAATCATCTGTGTGTATGATTCTGTACCTATGAGCTCTCTGGTCTTGGCCTCTATCTCTCCCAGCAGAGTCTCAGGGTTGGCCAT from Pleuronectes platessa chromosome 14, fPlePla1.1, whole genome shotgun sequence carries:
- the p2ry8 gene encoding P2Y purinoceptor 8, with amino-acid sequence MTGNSSSTKLDNATLSLFQSGNTSIIISVLYMVVTAVNLVGNGLSMWLLLFRTWPKTPSIIFMINLTLTDLALGVALPFQIAYLLQGYNWNMGTNMCSVLTIVFYTNMYCSILTMMAISIDRYLGIVRPMLFRQTRERKSIAVIGCFLMWALVLSFLWPMMTTDLTYGIPELGITTCFDVLKKDMLPSSLAWAAFIFSIFSLFLFPFFITTFCYISVILKLAKDSKTAQKKRAIRLTTMVLLVFTLCFAPSNFLLLSHAVMRIFYNKSLYMAYKLSLCFSCLNSCLDPFIYYFASKEFRRKLREIINLHSLSSMDSMKLEHMRSLFSAESAPEGQERKE
- the upf3a gene encoding regulator of nonsense transcripts 3A, producing the protein MRSEKDQMTVGKDKSVVEIHFRDIPRDQENCAGGNRQKEEKKEVFTKVVIRRLPPNLSKDQLEEQLSPLPSYDYFEFFPADQSLYPHLFSRAYINFKIPEDILLFRDRFDGYVFIDNKGQEFPAVVEFAPFQKISKKKLKKKDAKAGSIEEDPEYKRFLENYSCDEEKSMANPETLLGEIEAKTRELIAKRTTPLLEYIKNKKIEKQRIREEKREERRRRELEKKRQREEEKRKRREEERRKRKEADKQKKLSDKDIKIKLLKKSDRDDDVDSDRMKDKSDTGETDRGKWEKAGGQMKSKEPKEKGQPESDKEQREQQQQHGRRQRDKDHRGKDDERKRQRHHYEFDKFMRRKDETKWGKGYCQDRAKKEGHHHGFSYCPDGVDKLGKEDRDEGNRKERLRNKVSEKDRPAMQLYQPGARNRKRMSSGCKGYDCIPVGPSPEPGSDQCFEVVTTATGLEKGLEKSKDEQ